From a region of the Synechococcus sp. PCC 7502 genome:
- a CDS encoding 2-isopropylmalate synthase, producing MSIPDQAAEQDRVIIFDTTLRDGEQCPGATLNVEEKLIIARQLAKLGVDVIEAGFAIASPGDFEAVQKIAEAVGTVDGPIVCSLARAIKADIKAAAEAVKPAAKGRIHTFISTSDIHLEYQLRKSRSEVLAIAEEMVSYAKSFCDDVEFSPMDATRSDPDYLYSVLEAAIRAGATTLNIPDTVGYSTPEEFGALIRGIKQNVRGIDKAIISVHGHNDLGLAVANFLEAVKNGARQLECAINGIGERAGNTALEEVVMALHVRRQYFNPFLGRAVDSEVPLTKIDTIQIHKTSRLVSQFTGMLVQANKAIVGANAFAHESGIHQDGILKNKLTYEIMDAQSIGLTDNLIVLGKHSGRHAFGARLNELGFELSEQELNKAFVRFKELADKKKDISDWDLEAIVNDEIRKVTKAFQLEQVQVSCGDRSVPTATVTILTPEGKEITDAAVGTGPVDAVYKAINRLIDVPNQLIEFSVQSVTAGIDALGEVTIRLKHERGIFSGHAANTDIIVASATAYIDALNKLHHALVSTQKLEKV from the coding sequence ATGTCTATTCCCGATCAAGCCGCCGAACAAGACCGTGTAATTATTTTCGATACGACTTTGCGTGATGGTGAACAATGCCCCGGTGCCACCCTAAATGTTGAAGAGAAGCTAATTATTGCACGGCAACTGGCGAAACTGGGAGTAGATGTAATTGAAGCAGGGTTTGCGATCGCCTCACCGGGGGATTTTGAAGCAGTCCAAAAAATTGCCGAAGCTGTTGGCACTGTCGATGGTCCTATCGTTTGTAGTTTAGCAAGAGCGATCAAAGCAGATATTAAAGCCGCCGCCGAAGCTGTTAAACCCGCAGCCAAAGGTAGAATCCATACATTTATCTCCACTTCTGATATTCACCTAGAGTATCAATTGCGTAAATCTCGATCTGAAGTCTTGGCGATCGCTGAAGAAATGGTTAGTTATGCCAAATCTTTTTGCGATGATGTGGAGTTTTCGCCGATGGATGCGACCCGCTCCGATCCAGATTATCTTTATTCTGTCCTAGAGGCAGCAATTAGGGCAGGGGCTACCACTCTAAATATTCCCGATACCGTTGGTTATAGCACTCCCGAAGAGTTTGGAGCTTTGATCCGTGGTATTAAACAAAACGTGCGAGGCATTGATAAAGCCATTATTTCTGTGCATGGACATAACGATCTAGGCTTAGCAGTGGCAAACTTCCTTGAAGCTGTGAAAAATGGAGCCAGACAACTAGAATGTGCGATTAACGGCATTGGTGAACGGGCAGGAAATACCGCTTTAGAAGAAGTGGTAATGGCTTTGCATGTGCGTCGTCAATACTTCAATCCGTTTTTGGGACGGGCTGTGGATTCCGAAGTACCTTTGACTAAAATTGATACTATTCAAATCCATAAAACCTCCCGCTTGGTTTCTCAATTCACGGGGATGTTAGTGCAGGCAAACAAAGCGATCGTTGGTGCCAATGCCTTTGCTCATGAATCGGGAATTCACCAAGATGGTATTCTCAAAAATAAGCTCACCTATGAAATTATGGATGCCCAATCCATTGGCTTAACCGATAACTTAATTGTGCTTGGGAAGCATTCGGGTCGTCATGCCTTTGGTGCCAGATTAAATGAATTGGGGTTTGAGCTTTCTGAGCAAGAGCTAAATAAGGCATTTGTGCGCTTTAAAGAACTCGCTGATAAGAAAAAAGACATTAGTGATTGGGATTTAGAGGCGATCGTTAATGATGAAATCCGTAAAGTTACTAAGGCATTCCAGTTAGAGCAAGTTCAGGTTAGTTGCGGCGATCGCTCCGTACCCACAGCAACTGTAACGATTCTTACCCCCGAAGGTAAAGAAATTACCGATGCCGCCGTCGGAACTGGTCCCGTGGATGCAGTATATAAGGCAATTAACCGTCTAATTGATGTGCCTAATCAACTGATTGAATTTTCTGTACAGTCAGTCACCGCAGGGATAGATGCTTTGGGAGAAGTCACAATTCGCTTAAAA
- a CDS encoding RnfABCDGE type electron transport complex subunit D: protein MLENISKDARSYQILSLFLFLVLGIGTRDWTLKPELMAVIAGTCLSTQVLLSWLTFKLQTQFPLANFSAHQINYPVNYRVKNHILKGLPSALVTTLGMCLLLRAGSPSTMILAAFCAIASKFIFRVGDKHWFNPGNFGIVTALLFTSDAWVSPGQWGDEVWYALVFLCMGGMVLKRVGRWDTTAAFFCSYAGLELIRNLYLGWSWDVLGHRLMSGSLLLFAMFMITDPRSIPNARSARIIWAVAIACLTFILRNYFFVSDAVFYALFALSPLTLVLDYLYKAPRFTWFKDQAPLTSKPLVLS, encoded by the coding sequence ATGCTAGAAAATATCTCAAAGGATGCCAGAAGTTACCAAATTTTGTCTCTGTTTCTATTTTTAGTACTAGGAATTGGCACAAGGGATTGGACATTAAAGCCTGAATTAATGGCGGTTATTGCTGGCACTTGTTTAAGTACCCAAGTTTTGCTGTCATGGTTAACCTTTAAGTTGCAAACGCAGTTTCCCTTAGCAAATTTCTCTGCCCATCAAATTAATTATCCAGTTAATTATAGAGTCAAAAATCACATCTTGAAAGGATTACCCAGTGCCCTTGTTACGACTTTAGGCATGTGTTTATTACTCAGGGCAGGTAGTCCTTCAACTATGATCTTGGCTGCTTTTTGTGCGATCGCTTCTAAATTTATTTTTCGAGTTGGCGATAAACATTGGTTTAATCCGGGGAACTTTGGCATTGTTACCGCTCTTTTATTTACATCCGATGCTTGGGTTTCACCGGGGCAGTGGGGCGATGAGGTTTGGTATGCCCTTGTATTTTTATGTATGGGCGGCATGGTATTAAAGCGGGTAGGTAGATGGGATACGACAGCAGCTTTTTTTTGCAGTTATGCGGGCTTGGAGCTAATTCGTAATCTTTATCTCGGCTGGAGTTGGGATGTGTTGGGACATAGGTTAATGAGTGGCTCGTTGTTACTATTTGCCATGTTTATGATTACCGATCCTCGGTCTATTCCCAATGCTCGAAGTGCGCGGATCATTTGGGCGGTGGCGATCGCCTGCTTAACTTTTATCCTACGCAACTATTTCTTTGTATCTGATGCTGTTTTTTATGCCCTATTTGCCCTATCACCATTAACCTTAGTTTTGGATTATCTCTACAAGGCTCCTCGATTTACTTGGTTTAAGGATCAAGCGCCTCTAACTTCCAAGCCATTAGTCCTAAGCTAA